One genomic segment of Nothobranchius furzeri strain GRZ-AD chromosome 10, NfurGRZ-RIMD1, whole genome shotgun sequence includes these proteins:
- the LOC107386742 gene encoding complement component C1q receptor has translation MLKSNRSSCSSMSFLSILWLLIVCAASGSRGRQQREAADEQSATRAQLAESHAICNQDGCYAVFFQKKVFREAGQACREQGGTLATMHTYEAAGVVHEMLSAIEGQGSRSRLRLWIGLHRPPRQCSSTRPLRGFVWVTGNQDGQFTNWIRDEMPKTCAVHRCVAMSVNMSDSGQESKANYRWAEGPCALHLDGYICQYSYKSMCSPLEDEGRGPAVYTTPFKHASTMLTHVPHGSVATLFCPVDTSNPDAPAEERVLCMERDDGTTGWSKDAPLCSSSAAALYRDWCSEDHGCEQHCQNKEDDYYCYCSEGFVIDEDGYSCKPDPLNQNDPPELSFKSAIPTEAPRIKRVCVEMGCEYDCFESARGFRCTCPPGYQIGPDGHRCSDVDECKQEPCPQLCVNTPGTFHCTCYQGYQPDNDGECVDVDECLDEGSCEGPCENTIGSFTCLCEPGYAFSGEGECLDVDECESESSCHHQCLNYAGGYSCKCDEGFDLQRDGITCLPSNYDEEYSTLTPDSGTSEELYLPWSTTDPYFEDDTNFDISWTEASEALTSDIAHPSDNRLNPWDDLSSRQYPTATPSTQKHSTDNNIENDVERGRDEQRDGALAKKVIESSSVIGESETPKVDSTKDANSTEMTKTGSAAGKRKQDKNWLLVALLVPLCVFLVVMLALGIVYCTSCAVDKSLSFSDCYRWVLPATPPARKYGKTQA, from the exons ATGCTAAAGAGTAACaggagcagctgcagcagcatgagTTTCTTGAGCATCCTGTGGCTTCTGATAGTTTGTGCGGCCTCTGGAAGTCGAGGTCGGCAGCAAAGAGAGGCTGCGGATGAACAGTCAGCAACCAGGGCTCAGCTGGCAGAGAGCCACGCAATCTGCAACCAGGACGGATGCTACGCCGTCTTCTTTCAGAAGAAAGTCTTCAGGGAAGCTGGGCAGGCCTGCCGGGAGCAAGGTGGGACCCTGGCGACGATGCATACCTATGAAGCAGCGGGCGTGGTCCATGAAATGCTGTCAGCCATCGAAGGACAAGGTTCCAGGTCCAGGCTTCGCCTCTGGATTGGACTGCACAGACCTCCTCGCCAGTGTTCATCCACCAGACCACTCAGAGGATTCGTCTGGGTCACAG GAAATCAGGATGGTCAGTTCACCAATTGGATCAGAGACGAAATGCCGAAGACTTGTGCTGTCCATCGCTGTGTGGCCATGTCAGTAAACATGTCCGACAGTGGACAAGAGAGCAAGGCCAATTACCGGTGGGCAGAAGGCCCCTGTGCACTGCATTTGGATGGATATATTTGCCAGTACAGCTACAAATCCATGTGTTCACCACTGGAGGATGAGGGCAGAGGTCCAGCTGTTTACACAACCCCATTTAAACATGCGAGCACCATGCTGACCCATGTGCCCCACGGGTCTGTAGCTACTCTGTTTTGCCCAGTAGACACCTCAAACCCAGATGCTCCTGCTGAGGAAAGGGTGCTTTGTATGGAGAGAGACGATGGGACAACAGGTTGGTCCAAGGATGCCCCTCTGTGTTCATCCAGTGCAGCAGCATTGTATCGTGACTGGTGTAGCGAAGACCACGGTTGTGAGCAGCACTGCCAAAATAAAGAGGATgattactactgctactgctctgAGGGCTTTGTCATTGATGAAGATGGCTACAGCTGCAAGCCTGACCCCCTGAATCAAAACGACCCACCTGAGCTGTCCTTCAAATCCGCCATCCCCACTGAGGCACCGCGCATCAAGAGGGTCTGTGTGGAGATGGGATGTGAGTACGACTGCTTTGAAAGTGCCCGAGGCTTCCGTTGCACATGCCCCCCAGGCTATCAAATAGGTCCAGATGGCCACAGGTGTTCTGATGTGGACGAATGTAAACAGGAACCATGTCCACAACTCTGTGTGAACACACCAGGCACCTTTCACTGTACCTGTTACCAGGGCTACCAGCCAGACAACGATGGCGAGTGTGTGGATGTAGACGAGTGCCTCGATGAAGGCAGCTGTGAAGGGCCTTGCGAGAACACAATTGGCTCTTTCACATGTCTCTGTGAACCCGGCTATGCGTTCAGCGGTGAAGGAGAGTGTTTGGATGTGGATGAGTGTGAGTCGGAGTCATCCTGCCACCATCAGTGTCTCAACTATGCTGGAGGGTACAGTTGCAAATGTGATGAAGGCTTTGACCTGCAACGAGATGGAATCACCTGCCTACCTTCAAATTACGATGAAGAATATTCCACCCTGACCCCTGATAGTGGTACCTCTGAGGAGCTTTATCTTCCTTGGTCCACCACTGACCCGTATTTTGAAGATGATACCAACTTTGATATCAGCTGGACAGAGGCTTCTGAGGCCCTTACCTCGGACATTGCTCATCCATCAGATAATCGTCTAAACCCGTGGGATGACTTATCGTCAAGGCAATACCCGACAGCCACACCCTCAACACAAAAACACAGCACAGATAACAACATTGAAAATGATGTTGAGAGAGGAAGAGATGAGCAAAGGGATGGGGCTTTAGCTAAAAAGGTAATCGAGTCGTCCAGTGTAATTGGGGAGTCAGAGACACCAAAGGTGGACAGCACAAAGGATGCCAACAGTACAGAGATGACCAAAACAGGATCTGCAGCAGGTAAACGCAAGCAGGACAAGAACTGGCTGCTTGTGGCTCTGCTGGTGCCTCTGTGCGTATTTCTCGTAgtgatgctagctttaggaatCGTCTATTGCACCAGTTGTGCCGTGGACAAGAGCCTCAGTTTTTCAGACTGTTACCGTTGGGTACTCCCTGCAACACCTCCAGCCAGGAAGTATGGCAAAACTCAAGCATGA